The Polymorphobacter megasporae genome window below encodes:
- a CDS encoding DUF1674 domain-containing protein yields MASIPRPDMPEPLLPSEQPPELPVPGGPEPEMDPSQPVPEIGGRDGPDPVRYGDWERRGVAVDF; encoded by the coding sequence ATGGCCTCGATCCCCCGTCCCGACATGCCCGAGCCGCTCCTGCCGAGCGAACAGCCCCCCGAATTGCCGGTTCCGGGTGGCCCCGAGCCCGAGATGGACCCGTCGCAGCCCGTCCCCGAGATCGGCGGGCGCGACGGTCCCGACCCGGTCCGTTATGGCGACTGGGAACGCCGCGGCGTTGCCGTCGACTTCTAG
- a CDS encoding ATP-binding cassette domain-containing protein — translation MPAAIAFADVTKRFGATTAVDHVTLDIEAGSFVALVGASGSGKTSLLKLINRLSDADSGTVRVDGRDVRDVSPPELRRGIGYVFQGIGLFPHLSVAANIATVPRLLGWSAADIAARVDELLTLVDLDPALGTRAPAALSGGQRQRVGVARALAARPKIVLMDEPFGALDPLTRDALATRYRGLHDDLGLTSVIVTHDMQEALLLADRVIVVARGKIAADATPAELMRGHANPVVAAMIASPRRQAERLAALLA, via the coding sequence ATGCCCGCCGCGATCGCCTTCGCCGATGTGACCAAGCGCTTCGGCGCGACGACGGCGGTCGACCATGTCACGCTCGATATCGAGGCGGGCAGCTTCGTCGCACTGGTCGGCGCATCGGGGTCGGGCAAGACGAGCCTCCTCAAGCTTATCAACCGGTTGAGCGACGCCGATAGCGGCACGGTCCGCGTCGACGGGCGCGATGTCCGCGATGTGTCGCCGCCCGAACTTCGCCGCGGCATCGGCTATGTCTTCCAGGGGATCGGGCTGTTCCCGCACCTCAGCGTCGCCGCGAACATCGCCACCGTGCCGCGCCTGCTCGGCTGGAGCGCCGCCGACATTGCCGCGCGGGTCGACGAGCTGCTCACCCTCGTCGACCTCGATCCCGCCCTTGGAACGCGCGCCCCCGCTGCATTGTCGGGCGGCCAGCGACAGCGCGTCGGGGTCGCCCGCGCCCTCGCCGCACGCCCGAAGATCGTGCTGATGGACGAGCCGTTCGGCGCGCTCGACCCGTTGACCCGCGATGCGCTGGCAACGCGCTACCGCGGCCTCCACGACGATCTCGGCCTGACCAGCGTTATCGTCACCCACGACATGCAGGAGGCGTTGCTCCTCGCCGACCGCGTCATCGTCGTCGCACGCGGCAAGATCGCCGCCGATGCGACGCCGGCGGAACTGATGCGCGGCCATGCCAACCCGGTGGTCGCGGCGATGATCGCGTCGCCGCGCCGCCAGGCCGAGCGGCTCGCGGCGCTGCTGGCATGA
- a CDS encoding ABC transporter permease/substrate-binding protein, producing MSPALSAALAELPGKLAAHVTLSAAALGLAIVVATPLVLLTRTRPGARWAVLAGAGLVQTIPALALLALFYPALLAVRGVTGGTLPVLGFLPALLALTLYALLPLLRGGLNGLMGIDRDIVEAAEGVGMTPRQRLLQVELPLAAPVIMAGVRTAAVWTIGAATLATAVGAACLGDFIFSGLQTENWIAVLVGCAGAAALAVAVDALLGLVESGLGTGSRFKMFAGAVGLMLIGGLAVVPQLGSAAPGKPIVVGAKNFSEQYILADVIAARFAPRRVVERTGLGSAVAFRALAGGDIDTYVDYAGTLWTGILGHDEKLPRAELLARLGRELRAKYGVGVIGPLGFENAYVLAVRRDLATRLHLVSIADLARAAPGLTLGADIEFLSRPEWAGLRDAYGLTFKAHKSFEPTFMYRALASGEADVISAFSSDGRIAAQDLVVLTDPKGAIPAYDALLLVSPARAKDGSLDATLRPLVGSIGVAAMRRANLLVDRESDKLSPEAAAKTLLTGETKK from the coding sequence ATGAGCCCCGCACTCAGCGCCGCACTCGCCGAACTTCCGGGCAAGCTCGCCGCACACGTCACGCTCAGCGCCGCCGCGCTCGGGCTGGCGATCGTCGTCGCGACGCCGCTGGTGCTGCTCACCCGCACCCGCCCCGGAGCGCGCTGGGCGGTGCTGGCGGGAGCGGGGCTCGTCCAGACGATCCCCGCGCTGGCGCTGCTCGCGCTGTTCTACCCGGCACTACTCGCGGTGCGCGGTGTCACCGGCGGCACGCTGCCGGTGCTCGGCTTCCTCCCCGCGCTGCTCGCGCTGACGCTCTACGCGCTGCTGCCGCTGCTGCGCGGCGGGTTGAACGGGCTGATGGGGATCGACCGCGATATCGTCGAGGCGGCCGAAGGGGTCGGCATGACCCCGCGCCAGCGACTGCTCCAGGTCGAACTCCCCCTTGCCGCGCCGGTGATCATGGCGGGGGTGCGGACCGCGGCGGTGTGGACGATTGGCGCGGCGACGCTCGCGACCGCGGTCGGCGCGGCGTGCCTCGGCGACTTCATCTTTTCGGGGCTTCAGACCGAGAACTGGATCGCCGTCCTCGTCGGCTGCGCCGGAGCGGCGGCGCTCGCGGTCGCGGTCGATGCGTTGCTCGGGCTCGTCGAGTCGGGCCTTGGCACCGGATCGCGCTTCAAGATGTTCGCCGGAGCCGTAGGGCTGATGTTGATCGGTGGCCTCGCGGTCGTGCCGCAACTCGGCTCGGCCGCCCCCGGCAAGCCGATCGTCGTCGGCGCGAAGAACTTCTCCGAGCAATATATCCTCGCCGACGTCATCGCCGCACGTTTCGCCCCGCGCCGCGTCGTCGAGCGCACCGGCCTCGGTTCGGCGGTGGCGTTCCGCGCGCTCGCCGGCGGCGATATCGACACCTATGTCGACTATGCCGGGACGCTGTGGACAGGCATCCTCGGCCATGATGAAAAACTGCCGCGCGCCGAATTGCTCGCCCGGCTCGGCCGCGAACTCCGCGCGAAATACGGGGTCGGCGTCATCGGCCCGCTCGGCTTCGAGAACGCCTATGTCCTCGCCGTCCGCCGCGACCTCGCCACCCGGCTTCACCTCGTGTCGATCGCCGACCTCGCTCGCGCCGCCCCCGGGCTGACACTCGGCGCCGACATCGAATTTCTCTCGCGACCCGAATGGGCGGGGCTGCGCGACGCTTACGGCCTGACCTTCAAGGCACATAAATCGTTCGAACCGACCTTCATGTACCGCGCGCTGGCGAGCGGCGAGGCCGACGTTATCTCGGCGTTTTCGAGCGACGGGCGGATCGCAGCGCAGGATCTTGTCGTCCTGACCGACCCGAAGGGCGCGATCCCGGCGTACGATGCGCTGCTCCTCGTCTCCCCCGCGCGGGCGAAGGATGGGTCGCTCGATGCGACGCTGCGCCCATTGGTCGGGTCGATCGGGGTCGCCGCGATGCGCCGGGCGAACTTGCTCGTCGACCGCGAATCGGACAAGTTGTCGCCCGAGGCAGCCGCAAAGACGCTGCTTACGGGGGAGACGAAAAAATGA
- a CDS encoding glutathione S-transferase N-terminal domain-containing protein: MMLWSAAAPAPNPRRVTIFLAEKGVTIPTTDLAIFKGEHKAPAFVEKNPRGQVPAFELDDGTVIAESISICRYFDALYPEPPLFGTDPLDRALVDMALRRVETVLGIPLSMV, encoded by the coding sequence ATGATGCTGTGGAGCGCCGCCGCGCCCGCGCCCAATCCGCGCCGGGTCACGATCTTTCTCGCCGAAAAGGGCGTGACGATCCCGACTACCGACCTCGCGATCTTCAAGGGCGAGCACAAGGCACCGGCATTCGTCGAGAAGAACCCGCGCGGGCAGGTTCCGGCGTTCGAACTCGACGACGGCACGGTGATCGCCGAATCGATCTCGATCTGCCGCTATTTCGACGCGCTTTACCCCGAGCCGCCACTGTTCGGCACCGATCCGCTCGACCGCGCGCTCGTCGACATGGCGCTGCGCCGGGTCGAGACCGTCCTCGGCATCCCGCTGTCGATGGTGTAG
- the hemC gene encoding hydroxymethylbilane synthase, which produces MKTLKLGTRGSPLALAQAHMVRDALVAAHDVAVEIVVVVTTGDRVQDRPLAEIGGKALWTKELDAALLDGRIDLAVHSMKDVETRLADGIVIAAMLPRADVRDRLIGAASLEALPEGARLGTSSPRRAAQLLGERPDIVIVPLRGNVATRLAKIAAGEADATLLAAAGLDRLGIAEGVALPLSTVLPAPAQGAVGMTCRAGDDEVAALLAAIDDVPTHSAVLLERRFLAALAADCHSSVAAYAQIEGGRVVFRAEILLPDGSERQGGAFDRSAEDAAAEVDALAAYLLGAASPELRGLFGGQ; this is translated from the coding sequence ATGAAAACCCTCAAGCTCGGTACGCGCGGCTCGCCGCTGGCTCTGGCGCAGGCGCATATGGTCCGCGATGCGCTCGTCGCGGCACACGATGTCGCGGTCGAGATCGTCGTCGTCGTCACCACCGGCGACCGCGTCCAGGACCGCCCGCTCGCCGAGATCGGCGGCAAGGCGCTGTGGACCAAGGAGCTCGACGCCGCCCTGCTCGATGGGCGGATCGATCTCGCGGTCCATTCGATGAAGGACGTCGAGACGCGCCTCGCCGATGGCATCGTCATCGCCGCGATGCTGCCGCGCGCCGACGTCCGCGACCGGCTGATTGGCGCGGCGAGCCTCGAGGCTCTGCCCGAGGGCGCTCGGCTCGGAACATCATCGCCGCGCCGCGCGGCGCAGCTCCTCGGCGAGCGCCCCGACATCGTCATCGTGCCCCTGCGCGGCAATGTCGCAACGCGGCTGGCGAAGATCGCCGCGGGCGAGGCTGACGCGACGTTGCTCGCGGCGGCGGGGCTCGATCGGCTCGGCATCGCCGAAGGCGTCGCGCTGCCGCTCTCGACGGTGCTCCCCGCGCCGGCGCAGGGCGCGGTCGGGATGACGTGTCGCGCGGGCGACGATGAGGTCGCGGCGCTGCTGGCGGCCATTGACGACGTCCCGACCCACTCTGCTGTCCTGCTCGAACGCCGCTTCCTCGCCGCGCTTGCCGCCGACTGCCATAGCTCGGTTGCCGCTTATGCGCAGATCGAAGGCGGCCGCGTCGTCTTCCGCGCCGAAATCCTGTTGCCCGACGGCAGCGAGCGGCAGGGCGGCGCATTTGACCGCAGCGCCGAAGACGCCGCCGCCGAGGTCGATGCGCTGGCGGCATATTTGCTCGGTGCCGCCAGCCCCGAATTGCGCGGGCTGTTCGGCGGGCAGTGA
- a CDS encoding NAD(P)H-dependent glycerol-3-phosphate dehydrogenase yields MSLTTIGVVGGGAWGTALAQVAAAGGARTTLWAREAEVVAGINADHVNALFLPGIVLSPSIVAVPALDGLADADALLIVTPAQAMAAVLAGLAEQSARPLILCAKGIAPGGRSMAEVATEALPGWPLAVLSGPTFAHEVAAGLPTAVTLACADEALGQALCQRLALPAFRPYYSADVVGACIGGAVKNVLAIACGVVAGRRLGDNARAAVITRGFAEMLRYGLACGASAATLGGLSGLGDLVLTCTGTASRNFTLGVALGEGRPPATGRTVAEGAASAPVLAAAAVARGVEMPIVAAVAGLLDGSLSVEATILQLLSRPLRAEV; encoded by the coding sequence GTGAGCCTGACGACAATCGGGGTCGTCGGCGGCGGCGCATGGGGCACTGCGCTGGCGCAGGTCGCGGCGGCGGGAGGGGCTCGGACGACGCTCTGGGCCCGCGAGGCCGAAGTCGTCGCCGGGATCAACGCCGACCACGTCAACGCGCTGTTCCTGCCCGGCATCGTGCTGTCCCCGTCGATCGTCGCGGTCCCGGCGCTCGACGGGCTGGCCGACGCCGATGCGCTGCTGATCGTCACCCCGGCGCAAGCGATGGCGGCGGTGCTCGCGGGTCTCGCTGAGCAATCCGCCCGCCCGCTGATCCTCTGCGCCAAGGGCATCGCGCCGGGCGGCCGGTCGATGGCTGAGGTCGCTACCGAGGCCCTGCCCGGCTGGCCGCTCGCGGTGCTGTCGGGGCCGACCTTTGCGCATGAGGTCGCCGCAGGGCTGCCGACCGCGGTGACGCTCGCCTGCGCCGATGAAGCCCTCGGCCAAGCTCTGTGCCAGCGGCTCGCCCTGCCTGCCTTCCGCCCCTATTACAGCGCCGACGTCGTGGGTGCATGCATTGGCGGGGCGGTCAAGAACGTCCTCGCGATCGCCTGCGGGGTCGTCGCCGGACGCCGCCTCGGCGACAATGCCCGGGCGGCGGTGATCACCCGCGGGTTCGCCGAAATGCTCCGCTACGGGCTCGCCTGCGGGGCGAGCGCGGCGACATTGGGCGGGCTGTCGGGGCTCGGCGACCTCGTCCTGACGTGTACCGGGACCGCGTCGCGAAACTTCACCCTCGGGGTTGCGCTTGGCGAGGGGCGACCTCCCGCGACCGGGCGGACGGTCGCCGAGGGCGCCGCGTCCGCGCCGGTTCTCGCGGCAGCGGCAGTGGCGCGGGGAGTCGAAATGCCGATCGTGGCTGCGGTGGCCGGGCTCCTCGACGGCTCGCTGAGCGTCGAAGCGACCATATTACAACTCCTTAGCCGCCCGCTCCGCGCCGAGGTCTAG
- a CDS encoding M48 family metallopeptidase, which translates to MSSTHRSSVATFAGRAVEVRIERSARARRLTLRADAVRGVVRVALPARGRLGDAEKFIAAHDGWIAARVATWPVAVPFAPGAAIPFDGTSLWIDWSSSHPRGVKRDGERLIIGGPEATVPGRTLRWLRAAALADMATATHAIAALIDRQVTGIAVRDPAGRWGSCSSSGAIGYSWRLILAPPAVRQSVVAHEVAHLVHPNHGRDFWQLAKDLTDGDIKAARAWLATNGAALHWVGRAA; encoded by the coding sequence ATGTCATCGACTCACCGCTCTAGCGTCGCGACGTTTGCCGGGCGCGCGGTCGAGGTGCGGATCGAGCGTTCGGCGCGCGCCCGGCGGTTGACCCTGCGTGCGGACGCGGTGCGCGGGGTGGTGCGGGTCGCATTACCGGCGCGTGGACGGCTGGGCGATGCGGAAAAGTTCATCGCCGCGCACGACGGCTGGATCGCGGCGCGGGTCGCGACGTGGCCGGTCGCGGTGCCGTTTGCACCCGGCGCAGCGATCCCGTTCGATGGGACAAGCCTTTGGATCGACTGGAGCTCGTCGCATCCGCGCGGAGTCAAGCGCGACGGCGAGCGGCTGATTATCGGCGGGCCCGAGGCGACGGTGCCGGGGCGGACGCTGCGCTGGCTCCGCGCCGCCGCGCTCGCCGACATGGCCACGGCAACCCACGCCATCGCCGCGCTAATCGACCGCCAAGTCACTGGAATTGCTGTCCGCGATCCCGCCGGGCGATGGGGCAGCTGCTCGTCCTCCGGAGCGATCGGCTATAGCTGGCGGCTGATCCTCGCGCCGCCAGCGGTGCGCCAGTCGGTCGTCGCCCACGAAGTCGCGCACCTCGTCCACCCCAACCACGGCCGCGATTTCTGGCAGCTCGCCAAGGACCTGACCGACGGCGACATCAAGGCGGCGCGCGCGTGGCTCGCGACAAACGGCGCGGCGTTGCATTGGGTCGGGCGGGCTGCGTAG
- a CDS encoding SDR family NAD(P)-dependent oxidoreductase has product MTDLSGRAIAVTGAGSGIGRALAVLLAKKGVRLALADKDAAGLGETKALLGNSPATTTALDVTDDAALKAWIDEAAREHGGLDGIINNAGLSIIAPFADTPAADFDRVMDVNFGGVVSGCRHALPHLRGRDAGWIVNISSVFGMMGYPTQSAYNASKFAVRGLTEALYLELAQTDPAIRVIRVHPGGIKTNVARNAKFIKSMPGAPGAMDSASEFEKSAPTTPDQAAATIVAGMEKGSPRVLIGRDAKMVDLLTRLFPVSYYKRIGAFLGGGR; this is encoded by the coding sequence ATGACCGATCTGAGCGGGCGCGCGATCGCGGTGACCGGGGCGGGGAGCGGAATCGGGCGCGCGCTCGCGGTGCTGCTGGCGAAGAAGGGCGTCCGCCTCGCGCTCGCCGACAAGGACGCGGCGGGGCTCGGCGAGACCAAGGCGCTGCTCGGCAATTCGCCGGCGACGACGACCGCGCTCGACGTCACCGACGACGCCGCGCTCAAGGCGTGGATCGACGAGGCGGCGCGCGAACATGGCGGGCTCGACGGCATCATCAACAACGCCGGCCTGTCGATCATCGCGCCGTTCGCCGACACCCCGGCAGCCGATTTCGATCGGGTGATGGACGTCAATTTCGGCGGCGTCGTCTCGGGCTGCCGCCATGCCTTGCCGCACCTGCGCGGCCGCGACGCGGGTTGGATCGTCAATATTTCCAGCGTGTTCGGCATGATGGGCTATCCGACCCAGTCGGCGTACAACGCATCGAAGTTCGCCGTACGCGGGCTGACCGAGGCGCTGTACCTCGAACTCGCGCAGACCGACCCCGCCATCCGCGTCATCCGCGTCCACCCCGGCGGGATCAAGACCAACGTCGCCCGCAACGCCAAGTTCATCAAGTCGATGCCGGGTGCTCCCGGAGCGATGGATTCGGCGTCGGAGTTCGAGAAGAGCGCGCCAACCACCCCCGACCAGGCCGCCGCGACGATCGTCGCCGGCATGGAAAAGGGCAGCCCGCGCGTCCTGATCGGCCGCGACGCGAAGATGGTCGACCTGCTCACCCGGCTGTTCCCGGTGTCGTATTACAAGCGCATCGGCGCCTTCCTCGGCGGCGGGCGGTAG
- a CDS encoding YcgN family cysteine cluster protein, with translation MSDRPFWETVPLSAMSRPQWESLCDGCGRCCVHKLEDEETGELLPTNVACRLLDGATGQCKDYRNRKAHVPECVRLTPAKLETIDWLPSTCGYLRIHRGQGLADWHPLVSGDPDSVHRAGISVRGWTISEDVAGDLENHVIDSPL, from the coding sequence ATGTCCGATAGACCGTTTTGGGAGACCGTGCCGCTGTCGGCGATGAGCCGCCCGCAGTGGGAAAGCCTGTGCGACGGCTGCGGGCGCTGCTGCGTCCACAAGCTCGAGGACGAGGAGACCGGCGAGCTGCTGCCGACCAACGTCGCCTGCCGCCTGCTCGACGGCGCGACCGGGCAGTGCAAGGATTATCGCAACCGCAAGGCGCACGTCCCCGAATGTGTCCGCCTGACCCCGGCGAAGCTCGAGACGATCGACTGGCTGCCGTCGACCTGCGGCTATCTCCGCATCCATCGCGGTCAGGGCCTCGCCGACTGGCATCCGCTGGTGTCGGGCGACCCCGACTCGGTTCACCGCGCCGGCATCTCGGTTCGCGGCTGGACGATCAGCGAGGACGTCGCAGGCGATCTCGAAAATCATGTCATCGACTCACCGCTCTAG
- the tsaD gene encoding tRNA (adenosine(37)-N6)-threonylcarbamoyltransferase complex transferase subunit TsaD, whose product MTGFPLILGIESSCDETAVALVRGDRTIVAQAVASQDAAHRPFGGVVPEIAARAHVEVLTPMIERVLADGGVTLREVDAIAATAGPGLIGGVMVGLVTGKALAFAANKPLLAINHLEGHALSPRLVDPGLAFPYLLLLVSGGHCQLLAVDGVARYRRLATTIDDAAGEAFDKVAKLLGLGFPGGPAVEAAARSGDPARFKLPRPLLGSPEPHFSFAGLKSAVLRARDALPTLTATDAADLAAGFQAAVVDCLLDRTVRAMARMPEATALVVAGGVAANGAIRAALTGLAASRGLPFIAPPLWLCTDNAAMIAWAGAERLALGLVDGLDAVARPRWPLDPAAEPVRGAGVKA is encoded by the coding sequence GTGACCGGATTTCCCCTCATCCTCGGTATCGAATCGTCGTGCGACGAGACTGCCGTCGCGCTGGTTCGCGGCGACCGGACGATCGTCGCGCAGGCGGTCGCGAGCCAGGACGCGGCGCATCGCCCGTTCGGCGGGGTCGTCCCCGAAATCGCCGCGCGGGCGCATGTCGAGGTGCTGACGCCGATGATCGAGCGGGTGCTGGCCGACGGCGGCGTCACGCTCCGCGAGGTCGATGCGATCGCCGCGACCGCCGGGCCGGGGCTGATCGGCGGAGTGATGGTCGGGCTGGTGACGGGCAAGGCGCTCGCCTTCGCCGCGAACAAGCCGCTGCTCGCGATCAACCATCTCGAAGGCCATGCGCTGTCGCCGCGTCTGGTCGATCCCGGGCTGGCCTTTCCGTATCTCCTCCTGCTGGTGTCGGGCGGGCATTGCCAGCTGCTCGCGGTCGACGGCGTCGCGCGCTACCGGCGGCTGGCGACGACGATCGATGACGCGGCGGGGGAGGCGTTCGACAAGGTCGCGAAGCTGCTCGGCCTCGGCTTTCCCGGCGGTCCGGCGGTCGAGGCGGCGGCGCGGTCGGGCGACCCCGCGCGCTTCAAGCTACCGCGCCCGTTGCTCGGCTCGCCCGAGCCGCATTTCTCTTTCGCTGGATTGAAGTCGGCGGTCCTGCGCGCCCGCGATGCACTGCCGACGTTGACCGCGACCGACGCCGCCGACCTTGCCGCCGGGTTTCAAGCTGCTGTCGTCGATTGCCTGCTCGACCGGACAGTGCGCGCGATGGCGCGGATGCCCGAGGCGACGGCGCTGGTCGTTGCCGGGGGAGTCGCCGCCAACGGCGCGATCCGCGCGGCGCTGACAGGGCTCGCCGCGAGCCGCGGGCTGCCGTTCATCGCGCCGCCGCTGTGGCTGTGTACCGACAATGCCGCGATGATCGCATGGGCCGGGGCCGAGAGGCTCGCGCTCGGCCTGGTCGACGGGCTCGACGCGGTCGCCCGTCCGCGCTGGCCGCTCGACCCCGCCGCCGAGCCGGTTCGCGGCGCCGGGGTCAAGGCGTGA
- a CDS encoding glutathione binding-like protein, with amino-acid sequence MHSHPLTATVVVPQYKDFGESNRAKVATALAWFDAAIAPGGFVAGERFSIADIALWSTLDFGRAVGLVTLDDTPALADWFARVAARPSIAGGAG; translated from the coding sequence ATGCACAGCCACCCCCTCACCGCCACCGTCGTCGTCCCGCAATACAAGGACTTCGGCGAGAGCAACCGGGCGAAGGTCGCCACCGCGCTCGCGTGGTTCGATGCCGCAATCGCCCCGGGCGGGTTCGTCGCCGGCGAGCGCTTCAGCATCGCCGACATCGCGCTGTGGAGCACGCTCGACTTCGGCCGCGCGGTCGGGCTCGTCACGCTCGACGACACCCCCGCGCTGGCCGACTGGTTCGCGCGGGTCGCCGCCCGGCCGAGCATCGCTGGGGGTGCCGGCTAG